The Capsicum annuum cultivar UCD-10X-F1 chromosome 3, UCD10Xv1.1, whole genome shotgun sequence genomic sequence TTAAGTTAAATATTCGaatgtataattttaattatacatTCAGAGCTATGTATAATATAACTGGAGCAGTGAAAGTATTTCTTTCTTGTTAttgctattttaatttttaatattctgttttatatttttattaagtttttatttgGTGATGCAGATATGTACTAATAACATGAATACAGACTTTCTGAAATTTAatgtgttttatgaattatttttataagtttaaAAACGTATGTATAACGTAAATTATACATTCagatatatgtataatataattaGGGCAGTTgctgaaataaatattttttgtttctattttcaagtttaataCTTTTATTTCATACAATGACtaagtttttatattttgatgcagCTATGTACTGATTTGTCGCAACGAAGACTGCAAGTGGGTCATGAAGGCGTCTTTTATGAATGAATCGAAATTTTTTGTGATTAAAACATTTGTTTCGGAGCATAGTTGCAGTCTTAGGGACTGAGTGCTGAATAATATGGTTGCGACAACTaattttgtgagtgaatttacTGCTCCAAAATTAATCAATCACAAAAGAATACACACCTCTGCGAACATTATCGAAGACATGAAGGTTGTTTACGGAGTCGACATTAACTACATGAAAGCATGGCGTGCAAAAGAGAAGGTGATTGCGATGCTTAGAGGTGGACCAGCAGATGGATATAGAAAAATGCCCCATTATATCTATATGTTGAACCAGGTGTATCCACAATCGCACATTCGGATGCATAAAGTAGTAGATAacgagtttaaatacttgtttattgcatTGCGTTCGATAATAAgtgattttgaattttgtggacCTTTTGTAGTTGTTGATGGGGCACATTTAAGCGGTCCATATGAAGGAACATTTGTATCGGCAAGCACATTAGATGGTGCAGGTACTGTGCGTTCATATttttttgtactctttttttgttttgttatttactATATATTATATTAGCTTATACACTAATGTTTTATTTATAATGATTCATAAAGATGCTAAAATTAGCACCTTTATAGTTGGCTAATTTTTGTTTTACAATGATTGCCTTGTTTAATTTATGTGTAGGTTGTATTCTGCCATTAGCTTATGGTGTTGTTGATTCGGAGAATGACAATGCGTGGATTTGTTTTTTTCAACAGTTTAGAGAGGCATTTGGTGAAAGAAACAACACGTGTGTTGTTTCAGACAGAAATGAAAGTATCATAAAGGTGTAATCATTGTTGATCCTAATGTCCCTCATCTAGCTTGCATGTGGCATTTATGGAAAAACGTTTACACCCATTTCAGGAAAAGCAAAGATAGACTTAGTGACCTATATTATTCCATGGCTAAATCttataaaaaaagaagattttgaatatattatgtcAAAGGTTGCTAAGGTTGATCAAAGAGTTAAGAAATATCTAGAGGAAGTTGAGTATGAAAAATGGGCCCGGTGTCACTCTCCTATGAATAGAGGTAgaatgatgacttcaaatatagCCGAATGTATTAATGGGTGTTTGGTTGAGGCTAGAAAACTTCTTAATCTAGGTTTCCTAGAAGAAGTTAGAATCTTATTTGCTGCATGGAATTGTAAGAACAACGAAATTGCATCGTACAAAAATACAACTCTTGGcagaaaatttgaagaaattctaactcataatgGTGTTAAAGTTTTGCGGATGACGGTATGTATTAGAATAATTATGGAACAGAAACTTTGTTTTACATTGAttgtatattaatatttttacatcTGAAACATATTATGCTTTTTGATAACAGGTTAAGCCAGCAGGGAGttatctttattgtgtttatgattCGGGACGAAGGTACATTGTAGATATTGAACGTGACACGTGCAATTGTGGCTGGTATCAAATCGAtgaaataccttgtccacatggaATTGCcgtattaaaaagtaaaaatgtgaATGTAAAGGATTATGGTCGTTATTGCTCTGAATTGTACAGGCCACAAACCATAGTGAAGACATATGAACTCCCGATAGTTCCAATGCTAGACAAGAAGGAGTGGAATATTCCAGGttttgttgatgatgaagaagTTTTGCCGCCCAAATATCGAAGACCTCCTGGTAGGCCAAAAAAAAGAAAGGCATCTGAAATCAAGTGAATCACTGTCTTCAAATTCGAACCGTTGCGGTAAATGTGGACGAGCCGGCCACAACCGTAGGACTTGTTGTTTCTTTCCAAAGGAATCATGATGAAGATAATATGTTTTTCTACATGTTGATGGTTTGATTGATTTTAGTAGTATAATCATTTTAATTAGATTTTGTTGGAAGGCTGGAACAATTAATATTAGGATTTTTGATTGTTATTTGAGTTTCACTTGTTCAATTAATATTTAACAGTATAAGAACAGTTTGCGTAATTTTTCATTTATCATATTTCGTAACCATATTAATGTAAGTTTCAACTGATTGTTATATGTATTATGTAACCTGGGAAATATATCATTCACTTAAAAAAATGTTGAAAGAAATATATGATGTAGCGTTATAATTTTTGTTGGTGAATTATGTTATACaggaaaaaatgtcattttaatgACTCTTATTGATTACACGTTATACATTCATCTAAAGTATATTTTGTTCAGTTACGAATGTATAAATTAGATTATACATTTGTATCATTGTATGAAATAGTGTAATACTTTATAAAAGTGATTGTGGTGAACTCTgtttgtaaattttatttaagaaaaaaaaaagtgtgacAACATGTATTATGTTATGTGTTACATATATTTAACGTATTAATATTAGTGCAATGTagttttaacttataagaaaatGTACGTTAcagtaaaaatataatgtgttcaAATGCAAtgttagtatatttttatttttatttatatacatcgtaaaaaaaaaaaaggcaaactCAATATCGCCAAGAAATAGTTTGTATAATTACAGTATTGTGTTAGAAACTGCAAATaaattgtttcaaaaaaaaagaaaacatccataaaatgttCATTAACATTAAGAAAGTAATCCTGAAAATGTGTAACATTAACCACGAAAATAAGAAATAGTTCATTCAATGCCAACAATTAGAAAACAttgctactctaaagtaacaattgTACTTGCATCAATTT encodes the following:
- the LOC107864862 gene encoding uncharacterized protein LOC107864862, whose translation is MKVVYGVDINYMKAWRAKEKVIAMLRGGPADGYRKMPHYIYMLNQVYPQSHIRMHKVVDNEFKYLFIALRSIISDFEFCGPFVVVDGAHLSGPYEGTFVSASTLDGAGCILPLAYGVVDSENDNAWICFFQQFREAFGERNNTCVVSDRNERKAKIDLVTYIIPWLNLIKKEDFEYIMSKVAKVDQRVKKYLEEVEYEKWARCHSPMNRGRMMTSNIAECINGCLVEARKLLNLGFLEEVRILFAAWNCKNNEIASYKNTTLGRKFEEILTHNGVKVLRMTVKPAGSYLYCVYDSGRRYIVDIERDTCNCGWYQIDEIPCPHGIAVLKSKNVNVKDYGRYCSELYRPQTIVKTYELPIVPMLDKKEWNIPGFVDDEEVLPPKYRRPPGRPKKRKASEIK